Sequence from the Hamadaea flava genome:
AGCGGCTGCTCGCCGACCTACGGGTACGCGGGACTCTGCGGGTCAGCGACATCGCCCGCTCGCTCGGCGTCACCGCGGTGACCGTGCGTCGCGACATCGCTCAGCTGGCCGGCGAGGGCGCGATCGAACGCGTGCACGGCGGCATTCGCCTGCCGCGCCAGGCCGGCCCGGCCCTCTCCCCCGCCGCGTCCCCCGTGTCCCCGACCTCGTCCACCGGCCCGTCGAGCGACGACGACGCGGCGTCCATATCGGACGAGTCGGAGCTGGCCTCGGTCGGCATGGTCGTGCCCTCGCTGGACTACTACTGGCCCGCCATCGTGCAAGGCGCACGCGACGCCGCCCCGGACGCGGGCGTACGCATCGTGCTGCGCGGCTCGTCCTATGACGACGTCGCCGACGTCCGCCGCCAGGTCACCTGGCTGCTGGAGTCGATCGGCGTCCAAGGACTGCTCATCGCCCCGCCGACGGTCGGCGCCGAGGCCGCCGAACTGATCGCGTGGCTGGCCGGGCTGGGCATTCCGGTCGTTCTGGTCGAACGCACCGCGACGGTCGGTCCCTACCACGAACACGTCGAGTCGGTCAGCACCGATCACGCGTTCGGGGCCAGCCTCGCGGTGCGGTATCTCGCGTCCGAGGGCCACCGGCGCATCGGCTTCTTCGCCTCGGCCACGAGCCCGCACACGCCGAAGGTGCGGCTCGGCTGGCGGGAGACGGTGACCGAACTGGCGCTGGAGCTGGCCGGGACGCCCGACGTCATCTCCCCCGACCACCGCCACCCACAGTGGAGCGAGGAGGTCGACCGGGCGCTCGACGCCTGCGTGGCCACCGGGACGACCGCCCTGCTCGT
This genomic interval carries:
- a CDS encoding substrate-binding domain-containing protein; this encodes MSEPPLLPAERRERLLADLRVRGTLRVSDIARSLGVTAVTVRRDIAQLAGEGAIERVHGGIRLPRQAGPALSPAASPVSPTSSTGPSSDDDAASISDESELASVGMVVPSLDYYWPAIVQGARDAAPDAGVRIVLRGSSYDDVADVRRQVTWLLESIGVQGLLIAPPTVGAEAAELIAWLAGLGIPVVLVERTATVGPYHEHVESVSTDHAFGASLAVRYLASEGHRRIGFFASATSPHTPKVRLGWRETVTELALELAGTPDVISPDHRHPQWSEEVDRALDACVATGTTALLVHSDREAISLVARCEERGIRVPGDLAVVAYDDEVAGLANPALSAVRPAKFTIGATAVQLLAQRMQTGPDRPVHRVRVSPRLVVRDSSGLR